One Streptomyces sp. ML-6 genomic region harbors:
- a CDS encoding APC family permease: MSGDSGSGLLRDAIGLREVLFQSITAMAPAAAIAASIPAGAAFAGGSLPLSVVVALVACLFTASCVAELARHLPAAGSVATYSAQGLHPAVGFLVGWGYVFVEALVPALLLIQLGFTTAGTLHQEWSSYPADLWWPWSLLGAVVIALAGYFGVRASARFGTVLGVFEVLVFVVFAVLLIGQAGSDNTLSVFGTSHTADGFDGISGIFAGSVYTVLAFAGFEAAAPLAEETKNPRRTMRRAVLGAAVSIGLVYVLTTYAMSVYFGPDRFAGFGGSGAASWEGVARASFGLFWVLLFLAVVNSTVANANASANVSTRTAFALGRVGVFPRAFTRLHPRRRSPVAGVAVQFVIAVGAALGLGFGYDPVTAFVLLATVIVTVIIGVYIVVNLACAGYFLRRRRDAFNPVLHLVFPVLGIAAFVPALLTAAGIPAFDFVSELSAPVSYAGPVVGGWMLLGIVVLAVLLRRHPERVAQTGRIHLDDDPAPAGPP, encoded by the coding sequence GTGTCGGGGGATTCGGGCAGCGGGCTGTTGCGCGACGCCATCGGGCTGCGCGAGGTCCTTTTCCAGAGCATCACGGCGATGGCACCCGCCGCCGCCATCGCCGCGTCGATTCCGGCCGGTGCCGCGTTCGCGGGCGGCAGTCTGCCGCTGTCCGTGGTGGTGGCCCTGGTCGCGTGCCTGTTCACCGCGTCGTGCGTCGCGGAGCTGGCCCGCCACCTGCCGGCCGCCGGATCCGTCGCCACCTACTCCGCCCAGGGGCTGCACCCGGCCGTCGGCTTCCTCGTCGGCTGGGGCTATGTCTTCGTCGAGGCCCTGGTGCCCGCGCTGCTGCTGATCCAGCTCGGCTTCACGACGGCGGGCACCCTGCACCAGGAGTGGTCCTCCTACCCGGCGGACCTGTGGTGGCCGTGGTCGCTGCTGGGCGCCGTGGTCATCGCGCTCGCCGGGTACTTCGGCGTGCGGGCCTCCGCCCGGTTCGGCACCGTGCTCGGCGTCTTCGAGGTGCTCGTCTTCGTCGTCTTCGCCGTACTGCTGATCGGGCAGGCCGGTTCGGACAACACCCTTTCGGTGTTCGGCACCTCGCACACGGCGGACGGTTTCGACGGCATCAGCGGCATCTTCGCCGGGTCGGTCTACACGGTGCTGGCCTTCGCCGGCTTCGAGGCCGCGGCCCCACTCGCCGAGGAGACGAAGAACCCCCGGCGCACCATGCGGCGCGCGGTGCTCGGCGCGGCGGTCTCCATCGGCCTGGTGTACGTCCTCACCACGTATGCGATGTCCGTGTACTTCGGGCCCGACAGGTTCGCCGGCTTCGGCGGTTCGGGGGCGGCCTCCTGGGAGGGGGTGGCCCGTGCCTCGTTCGGTCTGTTCTGGGTGCTGCTCTTCCTCGCCGTGGTCAACTCGACGGTGGCCAACGCCAACGCGTCCGCCAACGTGTCGACCAGGACGGCATTCGCCCTCGGTCGCGTCGGGGTGTTCCCCCGGGCCTTCACGAGGCTCCATCCGCGCCGCCGCTCCCCCGTCGCCGGAGTGGCCGTGCAGTTCGTGATCGCGGTCGGCGCGGCGCTCGGGCTGGGCTTCGGCTACGACCCGGTGACGGCGTTCGTGCTGCTGGCCACCGTGATCGTCACGGTGATCATCGGTGTGTACATCGTCGTGAACCTGGCCTGCGCCGGGTACTTCCTGCGCAGGCGGCGCGACGCGTTCAACCCCGTGCTCCATCTCGTGTTCCCGGTGCTGGGCATCGCGGCGTTCGTGCCCGCGCTGCTGACGGCCGCGGGCATCCCGGCCTTCGACTTCGTCTCCGAACTCAGCGCGCCGGTCTCCTACGCCGGTCCGGTCGTCGGCGGCTGGATGCTGCTCGGGATCGTCGTGCTGGCGGTGCTGCTGCGCAGGCATCCGGAGCGGGTGGCACAGACCGGACGGATCCATCTCGACGACGACCCGGCGCCCGCCGGGCCACCCTGA
- a CDS encoding aldehyde dehydrogenase family protein, protein MTRYAAPGAEGAIVSYESRYDHWIGGAYVPPARGQYFENPSPVNGHPFTEIARGTAEDVELALDAAHAAAPAWGAVSASDRAIVLNRIADRMEAHLAELAVAESWDNGKPVRETLAADIPLAIDHFRYFAGALRAQEGSLGEIDDDTVAYHFHEPLGVVAQIIPWNFPILMATWKLAPALAAGNAVVLKPAEQTPASIHVWLKLVADLLPPGVVNIVNGFGTEAGKPLASSPRVAKIAFTGETTTGRLIMQYASENLRPVTLELGGKSPNIFFDDVWNEDDDFRDKALEGFTMFALNQGEVCTCPSRALIQRGLYDEFLEAGIARTERIVAGHPLDTETMIGAQASHDQLQKILSYLEIGRQEGAKVLTGGRRIEYDGELAGGYYVQPTVFEGNNRMRVFQEEIFGPVVAVTPFSDFDDAIGTANDTLYGLGAGVWTRDINTAYRAGRAIQAGRVWTNCYHAYPAHAAFGGYKQSGIGRENHKMMLEHYQQTKNLLVSYSPKKLGFF, encoded by the coding sequence ATGACCCGTTACGCCGCGCCGGGTGCCGAGGGCGCCATCGTCTCGTACGAGTCCCGCTACGACCACTGGATCGGCGGCGCGTACGTGCCGCCCGCCCGCGGTCAGTACTTCGAGAACCCAAGCCCCGTCAACGGCCACCCCTTCACCGAGATCGCCCGCGGTACGGCCGAGGACGTCGAACTCGCCCTGGACGCGGCGCACGCCGCCGCACCCGCGTGGGGAGCCGTGTCGGCAAGCGACCGCGCGATCGTCCTCAACCGGATCGCCGACCGGATGGAGGCCCATCTGGCGGAGCTCGCGGTCGCCGAGAGCTGGGACAACGGCAAGCCGGTCCGGGAGACCCTGGCGGCCGACATCCCGCTGGCCATCGACCACTTCCGTTACTTCGCCGGTGCGTTGCGCGCCCAGGAGGGTTCGCTCGGCGAGATCGACGACGACACGGTCGCGTACCACTTCCACGAGCCGCTCGGCGTCGTCGCGCAGATCATCCCGTGGAACTTCCCGATCCTGATGGCGACGTGGAAACTGGCCCCGGCGCTCGCGGCGGGCAACGCGGTGGTCCTCAAGCCGGCCGAGCAGACCCCCGCCTCCATCCACGTATGGCTGAAGCTGGTCGCCGACCTGCTGCCGCCGGGCGTCGTCAACATCGTGAACGGTTTCGGGACGGAGGCCGGCAAGCCCCTCGCCTCCAGTCCGCGCGTCGCGAAGATCGCCTTCACCGGCGAGACGACGACAGGTCGGCTGATCATGCAGTACGCCTCCGAGAACCTCAGGCCGGTGACCCTGGAACTCGGCGGCAAGTCGCCCAACATCTTCTTCGACGACGTGTGGAACGAGGACGACGACTTCCGCGACAAGGCCCTGGAGGGCTTCACCATGTTCGCCCTCAACCAGGGCGAGGTATGCACCTGCCCATCACGCGCGCTGATCCAGCGCGGGCTGTACGACGAGTTCCTGGAGGCGGGCATCGCCCGCACCGAGCGGATCGTGGCCGGGCATCCGCTGGACACGGAAACGATGATCGGCGCGCAGGCCTCCCACGACCAGTTGCAGAAGATCCTCTCGTACCTGGAGATCGGCAGGCAGGAGGGCGCGAAGGTCCTCACGGGCGGCCGGCGCATCGAGTACGACGGGGAGCTGGCGGGCGGCTACTACGTCCAGCCCACCGTCTTCGAGGGCAACAACCGGATGCGGGTCTTCCAGGAGGAGATCTTCGGCCCGGTCGTGGCCGTCACGCCCTTCTCCGACTTCGACGACGCGATCGGGACCGCGAACGACACCCTGTACGGCCTCGGGGCCGGCGTGTGGACGCGCGACATCAACACCGCGTACCGGGCGGGCCGCGCCATCCAGGCGGGCCGGGTCTGGACGAACTGCTACCACGCGTACCCGGCGCACGCGGCCTTCGGCGGATACAAGCAGTCCGGAATCGGCCGGGAGAACCACAAGATGATGCTGGAGCACTACCAGCAGACGAAGAATCTGCTGGTCAGCTACTCGCCCAAGAAGCTCGGATTCTTCTAG
- a CDS encoding esterase-like activity of phytase family protein yields the protein MSAGVVRRSLAVGLPLALLGTVCVAGTATGAQDRHGRTERTARVTGSAVLGDIPLAGFSNRLLPGTVADDRGVKLGGIGSDIYPAGRKGEFWTVTDRGPNGQIKIDGKKRRTFPVPGFDPAIVKVRVSGKHLRVVRAIPLTTRSGKPVTGLPNQSSRDEAPYTYDAGTTLPYDPNGLDTEGIVRAADGTFWLVDEYGPSLVHVSARGRVLARYVPQGLGLTGADYPVVEALPGVLLHRKINRGFEGLALLPGGDLVLAVQSPLSLPDQDAGESSRNVRLLRFSTKKHAVTAEYAYRFDPVDVVDPGEDDTSELKISSVVAIGRADLLVEERTDKAARLHRVSLPHGSGILGSAWDDPKTSPSYEELTDPSASGVPVLRKRLVVDLGKVAGVPGKIEGVGVTGRDTLALINDNDFGMTDGAEAFDENGRLVDSGIRTSVTLLKLPHPLRD from the coding sequence ATGTCCGCTGGTGTTGTCCGTCGTTCCCTCGCCGTCGGGCTGCCGCTCGCCCTGCTCGGCACGGTGTGCGTTGCCGGGACGGCCACCGGGGCGCAGGACCGGCACGGGCGTACGGAGCGCACCGCGCGGGTCACCGGGAGCGCGGTGCTCGGGGACATTCCGCTGGCCGGGTTCAGCAACCGGCTGCTGCCCGGGACGGTCGCCGACGACCGCGGGGTGAAGCTCGGCGGCATCGGCAGCGACATCTACCCCGCGGGCCGCAAGGGCGAGTTCTGGACGGTGACCGACCGCGGCCCCAACGGGCAGATCAAGATCGACGGGAAGAAGCGGCGCACCTTCCCCGTGCCCGGATTCGACCCGGCGATCGTCAAGGTGCGCGTCAGCGGGAAGCACCTCCGGGTGGTGCGGGCCATCCCCCTCACCACCCGCTCCGGCAAGCCGGTCACCGGTCTGCCGAACCAGAGCTCCCGCGACGAGGCGCCGTACACCTACGACGCGGGAACGACCCTCCCGTACGACCCGAACGGCCTGGACACCGAGGGCATCGTCCGCGCGGCCGACGGCACCTTCTGGCTCGTGGACGAGTACGGGCCCTCCCTGGTGCACGTCTCGGCCCGGGGCCGGGTGCTGGCCCGGTACGTCCCGCAGGGGCTCGGGCTGACGGGCGCCGACTACCCGGTGGTGGAGGCGCTGCCGGGAGTGCTGCTGCACCGCAAGATCAACCGTGGTTTCGAGGGGCTGGCGCTGCTGCCGGGCGGTGATCTGGTGCTCGCGGTGCAGAGCCCGCTGTCGCTGCCCGACCAGGACGCAGGCGAGTCCTCGCGCAATGTGCGACTGCTCCGCTTCTCGACGAAGAAGCACGCGGTCACCGCCGAGTACGCCTACCGGTTCGACCCGGTGGACGTCGTGGACCCGGGCGAGGACGACACCTCCGAACTGAAGATCTCCTCGGTCGTGGCGATCGGCCGCGCCGACCTGCTGGTGGAGGAGCGCACGGACAAGGCGGCCAGGCTGCACCGGGTGTCGCTGCCGCACGGCTCCGGCATCCTGGGCTCCGCCTGGGACGACCCGAAGACGTCCCCGTCGTACGAGGAGCTCACCGACCCGTCGGCCTCGGGCGTACCGGTGCTCCGCAAGCGTCTGGTGGTCGACCTGGGCAAGGTCGCGGGCGTGCCCGGGAAGATCGAGGGCGTGGGGGTGACGGGCCGGGACACCCTCGCGCTCATCAACGACAACGACTTCGGGATGACCGACGGCGCCGAGGCGTTCGACGAGAACGGCCGACTGGTCGACAGCGGCATCAGGACATCGGTGACGCTGCTGAAGCTGCCGCACCCGCTGCGCGACTGA
- a CDS encoding DNA-binding protein, producing MARPPALKLAEVLAEIRMSPSAFYRLRARNQAPRMIKLPNGELRCRRADLDAWWRACERDTPEWR from the coding sequence ATGGCTCGTCCCCCTGCGCTCAAACTCGCCGAGGTCCTGGCGGAGATCCGCATGAGTCCCTCGGCGTTCTACCGTCTGCGTGCCCGCAACCAGGCTCCTCGAATGATCAAGCTCCCGAACGGCGAACTTCGCTGCCGTCGTGCAGACCTTGACGCCTGGTGGCGGGCGTGCGAAAGGGATACGCCTGAATGGCGATGA
- a CDS encoding transposase has protein sequence MGCLSCGIPAVRSRRGPRRRRPVKLRADKAYFSAEHLAWLRERKVVPRIARPGIESGERLGRHRWKIERSIAWLFGYRRLTVRYERKGSHFLAFLGLAAALTCYKKLAKLAT, from the coding sequence ATGGGATGTCTGAGCTGCGGCATACCCGCTGTCCGTTCCCGTCGCGGGCCGCGGCGGCGCCGACCGGTCAAACTCCGCGCCGACAAAGCGTACTTCTCCGCCGAGCACCTCGCCTGGCTGCGGGAACGGAAGGTTGTCCCGCGCATCGCCCGGCCGGGCATCGAGTCCGGCGAACGACTCGGCCGGCACCGCTGGAAGATCGAGCGGTCCATCGCCTGGCTCTTCGGCTACCGCCGTCTCACCGTCCGATACGAACGAAAGGGCTCCCACTTCCTCGCCTTCCTCGGTCTCGCCGCCGCGCTGACCTGCTACAAGAAGCTGGCAAAACTCGCCACGTGA
- a CDS encoding GAF domain-containing protein: MTDPWVALAADTDPGERIGQLRRAHEVFTTAGRLEQPVRPVVGESWRRSARARVSPDGAALVELGPDDLGPYRDGHPLASAMPVIRELMGAYATDGEHLLAVCDAHGRLLWVEGAAVTRRAADRMNFVEGARWAEAAAGTNAPGTAIAVDRPVQVFAAEHFLRPVQQWTCAAAPLHDPHTGRVLGAVDITGGDRLAHPHSLAFVQAVARAAESHLALLAPAPTCGNMRLSALGRDEALLVTEDRRIRLGRRHSEILVALARRPEGIGGDELLVELYEDESVTPVTLRAELSRLRRLLGPELLLSRPYRLSAPVDADFDTVARRLASGAVAAALGAYPGPLLPASRAPSVVRLRHRLEEQLRAALIARGDPGLLADWVYSPWGEDDLPAWRALAAAAPAARRPALLARVRTLDAEQR, from the coding sequence TTGACAGACCCCTGGGTGGCGCTGGCAGCCGATACGGACCCCGGTGAGCGGATCGGCCAACTACGGCGCGCACACGAGGTGTTCACCACTGCGGGCCGGCTGGAGCAGCCGGTGAGACCGGTCGTCGGGGAGTCGTGGCGGCGCTCGGCGCGGGCCAGGGTCAGCCCGGACGGTGCGGCCCTGGTCGAGCTGGGCCCGGACGACCTCGGACCGTACCGGGACGGGCACCCCCTGGCCTCCGCCATGCCGGTGATCCGCGAGCTGATGGGCGCCTACGCGACGGACGGGGAACATCTGCTCGCGGTGTGCGACGCGCACGGCAGGCTGCTGTGGGTGGAGGGGGCCGCGGTGACCCGGCGGGCCGCCGACCGGATGAACTTCGTGGAGGGCGCCCGCTGGGCCGAGGCGGCGGCCGGGACCAACGCGCCGGGGACCGCCATCGCCGTGGACCGCCCGGTGCAGGTCTTCGCCGCCGAGCACTTCCTGCGGCCGGTCCAGCAGTGGACCTGCGCGGCCGCGCCGTTGCACGACCCGCACACGGGCCGGGTCCTGGGAGCCGTGGACATCACCGGCGGGGACCGCCTCGCGCATCCGCACAGCCTGGCGTTCGTGCAGGCGGTGGCGCGCGCCGCCGAGTCGCACCTCGCGCTGCTCGCCCCCGCACCGACCTGCGGGAACATGCGGCTCAGCGCGCTCGGCCGGGACGAGGCACTGCTGGTGACGGAAGACCGCAGGATCCGGCTCGGCAGACGGCACAGCGAGATCCTGGTGGCACTGGCCCGCCGCCCCGAAGGCATCGGCGGCGACGAACTCCTCGTCGAGCTGTACGAGGACGAGTCGGTGACCCCGGTGACGTTGCGCGCCGAACTCTCCAGGCTACGACGGCTGCTCGGCCCGGAGCTCCTGCTCTCCCGCCCCTACCGGCTCTCCGCCCCGGTCGACGCGGACTTCGACACGGTGGCGCGCAGGCTGGCGTCGGGCGCGGTGGCGGCGGCGCTCGGCGCCTACCCGGGGCCGTTGCTGCCGGCCTCGCGGGCCCCGTCCGTCGTCCGGCTGCGGCACCGGCTCGAGGAACAACTGCGGGCAGCACTCATCGCGCGCGGCGACCCGGGGCTGCTGGCCGACTGGGTGTACAGCCCCTGGGGCGAGGACGACCTCCCGGCCTGGCGGGCACTCGCGGCAGCCGCTCCAGCCGCCCGGCGCCCGGCACTGCTCGCCAGGGTCCGGACGCTGGACGCCGAGCAGCGTTGA
- a CDS encoding acetamidase/formamidase family protein produces MSDPRVLTVRPEDGEYAWTFGGAAPIARIEPGTFLDLYTEDCFAGRVRSEKDLVSEVCEFPFLNPQTGPFHVVGAEPGDTVAVHFVSIEPARDWAASTTVPLFGALTSTHTTASLQPPLPEVVWMWQLDRARRTCLFSARDSDIQVELPMDPMHGTVGVAPANLEVRSALVPDAHGGNMDTPEMRAGVTCYLGVNVEGALLSLGDGHARQGEGETCGVAVECAMNTVVLVELLKGVTTPWPRIESDTHLMSTGSARPLEDAFRISQLDLVQWLARDYGLSELDAYQLVSQAGEAPLANVCDTNYTCVAKIRKEWLPAGDPHRGLHRHLRETAAPLSRP; encoded by the coding sequence ATGAGTGACCCCCGTGTCCTGACCGTCCGCCCCGAGGACGGCGAGTACGCCTGGACCTTCGGCGGGGCGGCGCCGATCGCCCGCATCGAACCGGGGACCTTCCTCGACCTGTACACGGAGGACTGCTTCGCCGGCCGGGTACGCTCCGAGAAGGATCTGGTCTCCGAGGTCTGCGAGTTCCCCTTCCTCAACCCGCAGACCGGCCCGTTCCACGTGGTCGGCGCAGAGCCCGGCGACACCGTCGCGGTGCACTTCGTGTCCATCGAACCGGCCCGGGACTGGGCCGCGTCGACAACCGTCCCCCTCTTCGGGGCGCTCACCTCCACCCACACCACCGCCTCGCTCCAGCCCCCGCTGCCCGAGGTGGTGTGGATGTGGCAGCTGGACCGGGCGCGTCGCACCTGTCTGTTCAGCGCCCGGGACAGCGACATCCAGGTGGAGCTGCCGATGGACCCGATGCACGGCACCGTCGGGGTGGCCCCGGCCAACCTGGAGGTGCGATCCGCGCTGGTGCCCGACGCGCACGGCGGGAACATGGACACGCCGGAGATGAGGGCGGGCGTCACCTGCTACCTGGGGGTCAACGTCGAGGGGGCGCTGCTGAGCCTGGGGGACGGTCATGCCCGCCAGGGCGAGGGCGAGACCTGTGGCGTCGCCGTGGAGTGCGCCATGAACACGGTGGTGCTGGTCGAGCTGCTGAAGGGCGTCACCACGCCGTGGCCGCGCATCGAGTCCGACACCCATCTGATGTCGACCGGTTCGGCGCGCCCGCTCGAGGACGCCTTCCGCATCTCGCAACTGGATCTCGTGCAGTGGCTGGCGCGGGACTACGGGCTGTCCGAGCTCGACGCCTACCAACTGGTCAGTCAGGCCGGTGAAGCGCCGCTGGCCAATGTGTGCGACACCAACTACACCTGTGTGGCGAAGATCCGCAAGGAATGGCTGCCCGCGGGTGATCCCCATCGCGGGCTCCACCGCCATCTGCGGGAGACCGCGGCACCGCTGTCCCGTCCCTGA
- a CDS encoding peptidoglycan recognition family protein, protein MQRRRILQGAAATAAAALLPASARATAATAAGDTDYPLAHWNPASTSNYTVSSRPSSYPVQYVIIHVTQEMYSNTIRIFQNPAKKVSAHYVVRSSDGYVAQCVREKNVAWHAGNWDYNTRSIGIEHEGWVDQPSYFTHAMYEKSALLTASVCDRYGIPKDRAHILAHSQVPGSDHTDPGPNWDWVRYIRLVNLYSAG, encoded by the coding sequence ATGCAGCGCAGAAGGATTCTCCAGGGCGCCGCCGCGACGGCCGCCGCCGCCCTGCTCCCGGCCTCCGCCCGTGCCACGGCCGCCACGGCGGCGGGCGACACGGACTACCCGCTCGCCCACTGGAACCCGGCCTCCACCTCCAACTACACGGTGTCGAGCCGCCCTTCGTCCTATCCGGTCCAGTACGTGATCATCCACGTCACCCAGGAGATGTACTCGAACACGATCAGGATCTTCCAGAACCCGGCGAAGAAGGTCTCCGCGCACTACGTGGTGCGCTCGTCGGACGGCTATGTCGCCCAGTGTGTCCGGGAGAAGAACGTTGCCTGGCACGCGGGCAACTGGGACTACAACACGCGCAGCATCGGCATCGAGCACGAGGGCTGGGTGGACCAGCCGTCGTACTTCACCCACGCGATGTACGAGAAGTCGGCCCTGCTGACCGCGTCGGTGTGCGACCGCTACGGGATCCCGAAGGACCGGGCCCACATCCTCGCCCACTCCCAGGTCCCCGGCAGCGACCACACCGACCCCGGCCCGAACTGGGACTGGGTGCGCTACATCCGCCTCGTCAATCTGTACTCGGCGGGCTGA
- a CDS encoding integrase produces the protein MRREARYSEPRVLRRALYSWAFNKRAWESEPSTEWQHALDWMQRHSLPVSELMEPDVVRRALDALGRKIDGESAAAKTALRKRSAFSEVLGTAVDRGYFAENPLARVKWQAPGVSEEVDPACVPNPTQVARLLTAVGEQQGRGPHLEAFFGCMYHAAMRPAEVIHLQISQCHLPKRGWGMLNLSGGVVTAGKEWTDDGSVHEVHSLKRRAVKATRPVPIPPPFVRTLRNHVDRFGVAPDGRVFRNVAGGYVDAAAYGKTWERARKKVLAPHEQPTLLAKRPYDLRHAGISFWLHSGVDPAECARRAGQSIQVLFQYYAKFLDGLQEHSNRLIEESMQEWSRRSEDGSPRG, from the coding sequence GTGAGGCGCGAAGCGCGCTACTCGGAGCCGAGGGTCCTGCGGCGCGCGCTGTATTCATGGGCGTTCAACAAGCGAGCCTGGGAGAGTGAGCCGTCCACCGAATGGCAGCATGCCCTCGACTGGATGCAGCGGCACTCCCTGCCCGTCAGTGAGCTGATGGAACCAGACGTCGTGCGCAGGGCGTTGGACGCGCTCGGCCGGAAGATCGACGGAGAGTCCGCTGCGGCGAAGACCGCCCTGCGGAAGCGATCGGCCTTCAGCGAGGTCCTCGGAACTGCCGTCGATAGGGGATACTTCGCGGAGAATCCGCTCGCAAGGGTCAAGTGGCAGGCTCCTGGAGTGAGCGAGGAAGTAGACCCGGCCTGCGTGCCGAACCCGACCCAGGTTGCTCGCCTGCTGACCGCTGTCGGCGAACAACAGGGCCGCGGCCCGCACCTTGAGGCGTTCTTCGGCTGCATGTACCACGCGGCCATGCGTCCGGCAGAGGTCATCCACCTGCAGATCTCACAGTGCCACCTGCCGAAGAGGGGCTGGGGCATGCTCAACCTGAGCGGAGGGGTCGTCACGGCCGGCAAGGAGTGGACGGACGATGGTTCGGTCCACGAAGTGCACTCCTTGAAGCGGCGAGCCGTCAAGGCCACACGTCCTGTGCCGATACCGCCGCCGTTCGTGCGCACACTGCGAAATCACGTCGATCGCTTCGGCGTGGCGCCCGACGGGCGAGTGTTCCGCAATGTTGCCGGCGGCTACGTTGATGCAGCCGCCTACGGCAAGACGTGGGAGCGGGCCCGTAAGAAGGTCCTGGCTCCCCATGAGCAGCCGACGCTCCTCGCCAAGAGGCCCTATGACCTCCGGCACGCCGGGATCTCATTCTGGCTGCACTCCGGCGTGGATCCTGCCGAATGCGCGCGCCGGGCCGGCCAGAGCATCCAAGTGCTCTTCCAGTACTACGCCAAGTTCCTGGACGGTCTTCAGGAGCATTCCAACCGGCTCATCGAGGAGTCGATGCAGGAGTGGAGCCGGCGCAGCGAGGACGGCAGCCCCAGGGGCTGA
- a CDS encoding IS110 family transposase, translating into MLFTGDGWAEDHHDIEVRDATGRRLGTARLPEGVEGIAKLHALVARHGGEDLEPGQAAVGIETDRGPWVQALIAAGYRICAVNPRQAARFKERYGTSGAKSDKGDAHALADMVRIDGDQLRPVAGDSGQAQAIKVVARAHQTLIWERTRAFQRLRNTLREYFPGALNAYAGLALTSTDALELLVRAPTPETAAKLTKPQITAVLARHRRRNRDQRAAAIQAGLREPQPAIAAPAAAAHAAAATAHANLLIALNEQTAALEEQVSAHFLAHPDAEIHLSMPGTGEITGARVPAESGDDPTRYTSAKARKNYAGTSPITRASGRTHAVHARHARNDRLADALPKQAFSAINTSPGARRYYDKQRARDAGYNPAPRQLGNRLVGILHGCLKTRTLYDEATAWSHHATLPAAA; encoded by the coding sequence GTGCTGTTCACCGGCGATGGCTGGGCCGAAGACCATCACGACATCGAGGTCCGGGACGCGACGGGCCGCAGGCTTGGTACCGCGCGGCTACCGGAGGGCGTGGAGGGCATCGCGAAGCTGCACGCCCTCGTCGCCCGCCACGGCGGCGAGGACCTGGAGCCCGGGCAGGCGGCGGTCGGGATCGAGACCGACCGCGGCCCGTGGGTGCAAGCGCTGATCGCGGCCGGTTACCGCATCTGCGCGGTCAACCCCCGTCAGGCGGCACGGTTCAAAGAACGGTACGGAACCTCAGGGGCCAAGAGCGACAAGGGCGACGCCCACGCGCTCGCGGACATGGTCCGCATCGACGGCGACCAGCTGCGGCCGGTGGCCGGGGACAGCGGCCAGGCCCAGGCGATCAAGGTCGTCGCCCGTGCGCACCAGACTCTGATCTGGGAACGCACCCGCGCCTTCCAGCGGCTTCGCAACACGCTGCGCGAGTACTTCCCCGGCGCGCTGAACGCCTACGCGGGTCTGGCACTGACCAGCACCGACGCGCTGGAACTGCTGGTCAGGGCTCCGACGCCCGAGACTGCGGCGAAGCTGACGAAACCGCAGATCACCGCGGTCCTGGCCCGGCACCGCCGCCGCAACCGGGACCAGCGGGCCGCCGCGATCCAGGCCGGCCTGCGCGAGCCCCAGCCCGCCATTGCCGCCCCGGCTGCCGCCGCCCACGCCGCGGCGGCAACCGCGCACGCCAACCTGCTGATCGCGCTGAACGAACAGACAGCCGCGCTGGAAGAGCAGGTGAGCGCGCATTTTCTCGCGCACCCGGACGCTGAGATCCACCTGTCGATGCCCGGCACCGGCGAGATCACCGGCGCCCGGGTGCCGGCCGAGTCCGGCGACGACCCCACCCGCTACACCTCCGCCAAGGCCCGCAAGAACTACGCCGGCACCAGCCCGATCACCCGCGCCTCCGGCAGGACCCACGCCGTCCACGCCCGCCACGCACGCAACGACCGCCTCGCCGACGCCCTCCCCAAACAGGCATTCTCCGCGATCAACACCTCACCCGGCGCCCGCCGCTACTACGACAAACAGCGCGCACGCGACGCCGGCTACAACCCCGCCCCGCGCCAGCTCGGCAACCGCCTCGTCGGCATCCTCCACGGATGCCTCAAGACCCGCACCCTCTACGACGAAGCCACCGCATGGTCACACCACGCAACCCTCCCAGCCGCAGCTTGA